The sequence below is a genomic window from Corythoichthys intestinalis isolate RoL2023-P3 chromosome 12, ASM3026506v1, whole genome shotgun sequence.
attttattttcttatgtATAGTACACACTAGTGTATTATTCTCCCCCCCATGATTTTGGGACATGAAAGACATTTTCCACAAATACTGCCGAAAGGATTTGACATCTTAGTGAACATTTGGAAACTGGATTATGGTTCTATTTTGTTACATTATACTAGTTGCGAGAAGCCGAGAATCTGTGCAATACTACAATTATTTACGGACAATCAGTACTGGCCTTGTTTGATTATAGGTAAAGGAAACAAAAACGTGATATGCATCCTTCTGATTCATACCTTGACATTCATGTTAATATCTTGCCTTTCAAACCTCTACCATGCGAGCTTGCATGAGTTGGTTTTATTCACTTCCTCAGTGTACACAGGGCTTGTTGTGTACAATTCGGATATTATGCAAATGTTAttctatgcatctaaaataaatgtcaatacAATTTTAAGACAATGTGTGGCTTATTTATTAACAGTAAAAAATGTACTATAAAATCTACATTACTAGTGAGACATGTCAAAGAAGCGATCTATAATATATTAACATTTGTAACATTAGCAACATTCTTCAACTCACAGTTTCTTCGCTCCTCTGTATTATTTTCACGTCTCTTCTCAGACTATATCATTCAGTGTTCCCTGCATAGCAGTCTTCAGGGTGAGGCCACCGATGTCCGAGTCCCTCTCTACCCCTTGCTCCACCGAGGTCCCCGGGTGGTGCCTCTGCAAATGTTTGACCACCTGAAACCTCTGCTTTGCTCTATATGAACAATGGCAACAGCGAAATGGCAGCTGCTCTGTGTGGGTCAGGAAGTGGTGCCTGAGGCCAGCAGGCCAGCGAAAGGCCTTGTGGCACACGCCGCATGCGTACGAACTCTGGTCGCCATGCTGCCGCTGGTGGGTCTTCAAAATAAAGTTGGTCTTGAATGCTTTGCCACATTTCTCACAGACGAAGGCGCGTACATCGCAGTGCTGTGTGGTCTGGTGGGCACGGAGAGCATCCGCTCGGTTAGTACGGTATTCACACTGGTCGCAGGTAAACGGCTTCTCTCCTACACCCAAACGATATGGGGCAATTGGATTTTATTGGTTATCtcaaggggtgtaacggtacacaaaaatcttagTTCagcacgtacctcggttttgagctcacagttcagttcattttcggtacagtaagaaaacaaaatgcaaaatataaatgtgctagttgtttattacacacttgtgtgctttcaacaataggaactagggctgtcaaaattatcgcgttaacgggcggtaattaatttttaaaatcaattgcactaaaatatttgacgcaattaacgcacttgccccgctcaaacagattgtgtaaacagattgttatttgtggtttttggagttttgtcgccctctgctggcgcttgggtgcgattgattttatgaccctgagaattgtgtaattattgacatcaacaatggcgacctactagtttattttttgattgaaaattttacaaattttattaaaacgaaaacattaagaggggttttaatataaaatttctataacttgtactaacatttatcttttaagaactacaagtctttctacccatggatcgctttaacagaatgttaatgttaatgccatcttgttgatttattataataaacaaacacagtacttatgtacagtatgttgaatgtatatatccgtcttgtgtcttatctttccattccaacaataatttacagaaaaatatggcatattttagagatggtttgaattgcgattaattaatttttaagctgtgattaactcgattaaaaattgtaatcgtttgactgccctaataggaacattagcctatacaaagctagaattctgctcaaaaagtagcgggtatttaaagataatccaacaacaatctgcctttcagaccccacgtattggtcagctttctttctgaaagaaagaagaaaaaagtcctgtgctaaagagaaaagcaatcccaatgacaaagcttttaacatgtattttacaaatgaaatgcctcaaacttttttttcttatgaacagttttcaaatgctttattggtggattttctcaagttaaagcgccacacagaaattaataaatttaattgtgtaagcaggatgtgtgtattattcttattatttaattacaggtgttttagcttattttattttatttaaatgggctattatttattttattacgtgtttatattttataaatgtgatgtagtattcatttatattgtatattttatgttgtataactttagttcctatgtgaatattagttcctacttgttttgttgtggtaggagggttttctaGTGaaaacggggccgtgttggttattattatagcagagaggaCAGCAGTAAACCCTCCCTACCACtctgatctaccactcaagagatctgatggactcaaaaagtaggttacgattgcatattagtttgaaaatcgaccggatccaccgtattattacacAGGTGATTTCCGGCCCgatccggtagtagtattgacgcaggagggccgcgtctcgcgtcaaataataaactctgccgttcttctcGCGTgcttcgcgttgagccgcttctaggacgcatctaacacgcggccgcactgcgactggtgtgcattggctgatttgaCTCCAAACACCCGcgattcactgcgttctcgcggcggccacgttgtcgcgccgttgacgtttctggactgtcctaccgtgttggtcctcattatagtagagaagacggagtaaatataatctacacagagaaactgtaacccgatcgactcacagcctcgaaaagtaagggttatattacctcAGAAATTCGTTCGGTAcacgtccgttccgaaccgactactacgtaccgaaacggttcaatactattacatgtaccggtACACCCTTAGTTATCTCAGATTGTGTATTTgtgcttttatttaaaaatgatagaACTTTATCCGCTTGGGTCTCACCAGTATGCTTGGTCATGTGGTACTTCAGTTGAGTGGCCCACTTGCATTTGTAGCCACATTCAGGACAAAGGTACTTTTTCTCATCTTGGTGAACCCTCATATGAAGCTTGAAAATGACAAAACATGATAACATAGCTGAGAATATTTGCAGTGCAGTTGTAGAAAtggacaggtttttttttttaaataattgaatttgattaacaggcatgaaaatgggtcagtggTTAAATAGGTGGGAagagtgtggaggaaatatgttccggtagggctgtcccaaaacactaattttctcctgattagccagccgactatttttacgattagtcgacttttTACTaaattagcaatgaaatttttgttgacgcttatttatTCATAGAAACCCTTAAATTCTTtatcaaaatataaataaacatgtaaataacaataattattcACACATTAACAATGAAGTCAAAtgttgatagcatttactaatgCAAAAGAATGCAATGTAAAcatattcagaacactgactttgcctttccaacattattcaaaacaattacaaaaaatatctagcattattattatagtatactactatataaaatagtattataagaattataatattcattgccaatcatatttttcaaaaaggatgtcatttgaaagctaatcttagtgtaaaatctgaattctgtagtattatactatttacagtgccctccataattattggcacccctggttaagatgtgttttttagcttctaattttttaattcaaataatatgggaccttaatggggaaaaaaagagaaaaatccaaccttcaatacaagtgcatttattcagtggggaaaaaaacccacataaagaaataattatttgacatcaaataatgtgtgccacaattattagcacccctggtgttaatactttgtacaacccccttttgccaacaaaacaagctctggggactgagatggccatgggaggagcttgattttgtgtctggtgaaccatttctgtgcagatttggccatatgtttagggtcattgtcttgctgaaagaccaagtGACGACccgtcttcagctttcgggcagagggtaacagattttgatttaaaatgttctggtatttcaaagcattcatgatgccatgcaccctaacaaggttcccaggacctttggaagtgaaacagccccacagcatcacggacccacccccatacttcacagtgggtatgaggtgcttttcagcatgcgcatctttcgtggcacgccagacccacttagagtgtttggttccaaaaagctcaatcttggtctcatctgaccaaagcacacggtcccagttgaagattGGGACCGTGTgggacaaagtattaacaccaggggtgctaataattgtgacacacattatttgatgtcaaataattatttctttatgtgggattttttccccactgaataaatgcacttgtagtgaaggttggatttttctcttttttttccattaaggtcccatattattttaatttaaaaaaaaaaaaattataagaagctaaaaaacacatcttaaccaggggtgccaataattatggagggcactgtacatattATAGTATCAATTCTGAAGTAtaggggattaactccagaaattgttatttatatgaacgtggcgtgcttttattttgatatgttcactggaagtacattcgctaaactgctaacagcttcacactccgcaaaaaagcacttatCGTCATTGCTTTTGGAGTCACTccgatttttcttttcattttttcgtttgcaaatgctgttaaccagcaacttttaatgtttgaagtgtcaccttttaaacggaagtttgcgttttggacaagaccgccaatgttttatagcaggctaaactaggttgtgtccccccccccccccccccccataagtctaaatgtagcaatgctaacgtttacagtgtttaatatacatgtttccttattttgtatgtctgaactgtaattTTACGGCATGTTGatcaccaataaacatctgtaaaaTGAACTTGAGTCTCATATGTTctctacacgcacgcacaaatgtatgcatgcacgcacgcggtgataaaacgcagccgtgaaaatgatcgccctcatttttattgcccttgcgataaatggactcattgcatatcgcgacaggcttagcaacttcaataaaacatgtcgttagttagtttgaTGGAATtacgacccccccacccccttaaaaatgttctccttggatctacacaattcacgtaggtcaccccttttgacttcaaaacggcgaatttcgctgaaaggtgagtgattttcatgcctggattAACTTTGAGCTTACCTTCAGCCTTGAGGGATCGACACAGGTGTAGCTACAGTGCTCACACCGGTATGGCTTCTCCCCCGTGTGAATGCGAACATGCCAGGTGATCTTTTGCTTGTTGCCTGTCGAGTACTTGCAATCTGTGCACTTGTACACACGTTTGCCTCCATGCGAGCGCAGGTGCTGTTCCAACACTAGTGCGTGCCGACAAGTAAATGTGCAGCTTCCGCATTGTAACGGTTTATCCAGAGAGGACTCCTCGTGTTCGTCAAGGAGGTGCTGTGAGAGGAGCTGCTTGCTTTTTCCAGTGAAGGAGCAGAGCTGACACTCATGGGTGAGGTGGATTCTCCGATCTACTTTGACCTTGAAAGTTTCACGGTGCTCGCTCTGTTGGTGTTTCCTCAGTATGGTCTCACTGTTGCAAACATAGTTGCATTGCTCGCAGGCAAAACGAGGTCGCAGCTGATGTGCTCGTTTGTGGTGGTTTCTCAGAGCCGCTTTCGAACTGAAGCAAGCTTCGCAATCTGTGCAGTTGTGATGAGAGTCCCCCGTGTGGCACCTGCGAGTGTGTCGCCTCACGTCATCTGCCGTGTAGCCGCAGTAGTCGCAAAAGCCGCATGGCAGAGCCGGTTTTCCATGATGTATGCGCACCTTGTGCTGGCGAAGCTTGGTCGCCGCTCCGAAGGTCTTGTCACAGATGTCGCAGGCATGACGTCCACTTCCTGTGTGAAGGGACTCGTGCTCTTCCAAACGGTAACGCCTGGAGGTAGTGAAAGAACAGTAGCGGCATGTGTGAGGAGAAATAGAGCCATTTTGGTTTTGTGCTTTGCGTCCATCTTGCGCGACAGATTTTTGGTCTAAGTGCGTTGGCTTCGATGCACAAGTAGGGCTCTGGATTACATCGGTCTTCTCCTGGAGGGGTAAAGCGATTCCCGGTCTGCTCTCAGACACATATCCTTTCTCAACTTTTTGTTTTCCACCAACTTTTTGAGCGTTTTTTTCTCGTTTTTGGCAACTGAAAATGTGTCTATCAACTGTTGCGAGCTTCACTGATGAAAAACTACAAAAGTTGCACTTGAATTTCCCGGTATTTGTTAAGTTTCTGGACGACGATTTGTCTCCATCTCGATTTTGATTACTCTCTAGCTCACTGGCTGTTGAGGCACTATCAATCCGGCCATCAAGATGATTTACCTCGGCTGAAATTCCCGTTGGTTGTGAGGGAACTTTCGCAACTTTTTCACAAGTTTCCTGACTTGCAATAGAGTTGTCTTCTATCTGTTTGGCTGCCTTCCCAATAAATGTTTTTGGGCACTTGTTTGCAAGGTGGTCATCAAATCCCCGTCTCTGTTTGAACTGGGTACCACAGGCCTGGCATTTGAGACGCTGTTGCCTACCGTGACACAAAGCCCGACGGTGACGCTGAAGAGTCTTCTCTTTCTTAGTGACATAAGAGCACTGATCACAACGATAAACATCTTGAGATGGGACTGCAAGCAATTGGATCCTGCCATCCAAAACAAGAGCTTCAGCTTGTATTTTTGTAGGATTTATATTGCGATTCTTCTCAGGTGGAGTATCTGGAATTGCAGTGTCAGAGCCACACAAACTATTTTCTCCATCACGAACAGTGGTTACCTCATCTTCTTTTGACGAGATTGTTGACAAAAAGATGGCTTCTTTTTCATTAGCTGAATCGGTGTTACTCGGCATAATGTCAGAAGTTGAGTCTTCgtttggcaaaaaaatagttTCACAGTCAGGGGTCAATGTTGTTAAAACAAGAGTGCAATATTCTGGGCTGGCTCCAGGTTGAGGACTATGTGATATTCCTTCACTGGTCCCCTCCTTAATCATTAAACTATCAGCATCCAGTGACGGCCCAGCTTGGGAATGAGCTTCACCTGCAATCTCAGCTACTGGAGCATCAGGATTGGACTGTTCCATTGGAATGCATACTTCAGTGGTCATTCCAGAACCCTCATAACTCATCACGGAGTCCCGTAGTACGGTCTTTGAGTTTCTCTCCCTGTCTTTTGCGGCATAATTCTCCAGCCAAGCCTTGTCACCAGGCACATAGCCGTGCGTTTTCTTTTTGTGCAGGAAGAGGCTAATGCTACTGAACGAGAAATAGGGACAAAGAGCGCAGTAGTACTGTTTCAGTCTTGTGTGTTTACAGTTCTCGTGGTTTTGAAGGGCTTGCTTAAAACATGTTGTGTATTCACAGTATTTGCACTTATGCACGGATGCTGAATTTCCTTCAACAGAATGCTTGGCCAACATGTGATTGCGAAGCTCACATTTGCGCTTGCATGCATAGGCACagatttcacacataagggatTTGGATTGATGTCTTAGTTTGTGGCTGTTGAGCTGGTCCATGCGATGACAGCGATACGAGCACTGATCACACTCATACCTGGAAGAAAAGGAAGGTACGTTAGCCTGTGCacattttctcagcacaacacaGCAGTTCTGGTAGTCATGCTTCAATAAGTGAGCAGGTGGACCTTATTACCTTCACGGAATCAGGTTACGGCCGTTTGTGGTTTGTTAATTTTTGTACAATTCACTGTCTTCTTGGGTGTTTTTTGTATAATCAACCcagactatatacagtatacactcCCCTCGGAAAGTAATGGCCCGGGCCAATttctttatatttgctgtagattaaaaacaaacaagatgAATAAGCAATGATGGATCAAAACAGTTTAACCTTTATTTCAAGGTATTTACAACTGGACTGGATACACATCTGACTAAACACATCATAATTTCAGACTTAAATACATGAAAGTAAAAAAGGATTAGAaattttttgctaacaagcctGTGAGCCATTTATAAAACTCTTCTTTTGCAACGCTTTCCTCATGGTTTCACCACAGCGGGTTATTTACTCCTTTGAATCCCGATCTAGAAAAAATCCTCAAAAGGGTTTAATTCCAGATATTTACGTTGCCAGTCTAAAACCCTCCATCTTTGCCTCTGATAAACTCCTTAGTTATTTCGGGTCATTATTTTTCCGGATCTAGCAATGAGTTTGGGTATATATTTAGACTGCTGGAAATTGGTAGATAAATGTTTGATTAAACATCTGAGTTTATTTTGGTGGGTTTAAAAAATgcttctatagaccctactcaccaacgtcacagaatgacgtgtcgctgtatccggccgccatattgtccgtcattgtttatccgtattctcaatggtttcaatttgtcgtgcaattcatggaagccccggtgctttcagacgctgtaaactcattggatgcgttgcataaaaggcattatgtggaaaagcttcagtctattcattcgccagatccatatttgatgcctaaatcgatatttttcgacccgctgccttcgccctctctgcctgacatctgctaccctgatatctacaactatcttgtccacacaaaatcacgaaagtttgaaaaactttaagagcagcactctaagcaacattaccccgtgtgacccttccaattttctaaaatggcgacaatcaatgaaaaaaaaatccgacgcttcaaagataggtggatattggactatttcttcaataaaacacgcaacaactgtgtctgcctcatttgcaaagacacaagtcgctgttttcaaagagttcgatgtaatgatattaccgaacaagacacgctgacatgtacgacaacattacagggaagatacgcagcgagaaattatagcaacttgaagcttgtttaatttcacagcagcagtatttcgcaagagcccgagagtcgaaagagaacgccacaaagacgagactgttgaaattatgaatttaaaaaaaataataaagcaaatgtgacaaacagaagggcttgctaaaatttgtttaaatatattgttctatgtaaatcagccaaggtagccccccgcatttttaccacaccaaacctggccccctttgcaaaaggtttggacacacctgtttaactgatgatccgtagacgaggccagcttctttcacttggtaccagctaaatattattcaaaatgtaatgatggcggaagaaataagcatcttgaatttgaaactgtatgttgtcggcgattagcctcgcaatgatcttaattgtggttgtcagcccaaaaccctctaaatatatattaaattcattttaccagatataaaatgactactacataatccgtggtaatcgtttggagcccagttttctcgtccaattgcagcagtccatctcgctctcctctccgggtctctcagaatagggtagaacttcaagtctctccgtctatcttctctgttattgcaaccaaccgccacacacgccttcaccattttgattattaatgttaacgagcagaaaaacacgccataataggaagaatttacgtagcggtaatgcgtcaacacgacgagttgacggacaatatggcgcggaggcgtggttgtgacgtcatgtgagtagggtctatagcagggttcactaaatccggaactcagtgccacttttcctgtcgtgttttccatgtctccctcctccaacacacctgaatcaaaataatcaggatcattatcaggcttctggagaggttgctgatgacataatcatttgattcaggtgtgttggaggagggagacatggaaaacacgacaggaaaagtggcaccgaggtccggatttagtgaaccctgttcTATAGTGTGTATCCGAGCCCAGTTGTGAATACGACAGGGCCTCAAAAAGAAACAATTTTCGTATTACagtcaaacaataaaaaaacctTCTCAACAAACTCTTTAATCATCCTAAATATCTCAACAGCAGTGAGTACACAATGTAGCCTAATCAATTACTTGCAGAATCCATATACTGCATCTTATTAAGTCTTACCAGTTACTTACCAGTATGAAATGACACTTCAGTGAAGATAATTGACTGTGCAGTACGATGAAAACGACTACAATGATTTGTAGTGTACTGCACAGAAAAAGTAGAGCATTTAAAGCTCTTCATAAGATACATCTTCATCAGGCGCTTCAGGAGGGAGTAGTGCAAGTAGTTCAGTGTATTCAGGTGGTTCCACCGAAGTTGGCCTGTCTTGATCGACTTGCTGGCACTGTTTCTTCATGGTGGTGAACAGGGTCTTGTATGTTTGCAAAGCACCATCAATAGTATTCTTGAACTGCAAAGCTCGAACCATATCAGGATCCCATGCATCCGCCATTCCCTGGAGGTCCCTTGCTGTTTTTACTATTGCTGACAGCCTTTCATGTGACAATCCTTCATCTGTTTTATCCTCCTGCGATGGATCATCATCTTGTTCTGCCTCCTCATCGGCTGCCTTTGTGGAATCGGCCAGATTGTCATCTGCCATTGCATGAGAGTGGGTCTCGAGGAGATCATTCAAGTCATCCAGCTTCATGTTGTTGAAACTTTCCCCTCCTAAATACTTGGCCAGCTTGACTGCCTTATCCACGGCCAGACCTTGGATTTCTTCAGGAGAGAAGCCTTTGCAATCATGGACGCATTCCGGCCACAGTTTCTTCCAACATGCGATCAGGGTTTCTGGTTTCAACTCCTGCAGACATGCTTGAATGACCTCAAGAGATGTTGCTATGTCAAATTTTTTCCATACCTCTCTAACAGAAACATTCTGCAGTTCGCTGGCGTTGGCAATGTGTTGCAAAGTGTTGAGAGTGTAAAGAGTCTTGAATGTGCGAATGAGCCCTTGATCCAAAGGTTGAGTATTACCTGGCAAGATCTCAATGTGTACTCCGTCGTAGGACAAATCTAGTGGGTGGCCATTGGCATTATCCATCATCAAGCAAATGTGAAAGTCCAATCCCTTTTCTAAAAGGTACGATTTTGCCTGAGGGATGAAGCTTTCAAGGAACCACTCAGCTACAACGGACTTAGTTACGGTCACCTTTGAACGATGCATCCAGAAGACAGGCAGCAGATTTTTGTCCTTACTTTTCAGAGACCGAGGGTTCGCACATTTGTGGATTAATGCTGGTTTCATCAGGAAACCAGCAGCATTGCCACACACTATCACCACCACACGATCATTTTGCCCCTTCAATCCAGGCGGTCGGACTTCCTCCTTCATGCCAAACGTCCTCGCTGGGAGATTCTTCCAGAACAAGCCGGTCTCGTCCATATTGAATACCTGCTCAGGCTTGTAGCCTTTCTCTTCGATGAGTGACTTGAAGGTCTCTGGGTACTTCTCGGCTGCTGCCACTTCTGCTGATGCGGATTCCCAATGCGGTGACACACTTTTCAGTTGGTATCTCTTCCGGAACCGATCAAACCACCCCTTGCTTGCAAGAAACTCGACGGGTTCCTTTGATGGTCCTGGTTGGGAACTGTCGGTGCATTTTTCACTGTCGTGTAGGTCACTTACTCCCGCGAATTCTTGGTACAGTTCTCTAGCTTTCTCCATCATAGTGTTGGTATTCAAAGGAATGTTATTTTCCCGGCATTCGTTTATCCACCGGACCAGCGCCGACTCCATCCTCACTATGTACTTATTACGTGTAGTTACTACCCTCTTCAATGTTTGAGAGCTATTTATAGCCATTGTACTTCGGATGTTGCCCTCTTCCTTCTTTATGGAGCGAATCGTCGACTCGTTCAATCCGTAACAACGTGCAACTGCAGAAAATTTCTTCCCGTCACGGAGCATATTGAGGATCTTTACTTTCTCGTACAGGGTCATAACCTTCCTCTTGCGCTTGAGCTTCGGGCCAAAAAACAGCAAAGGTGCCGAAACTTTGGGTGGCATCGGAGTGCTTGAAAATAAAACGTAAAACACACTTCACCAACGCTGCAATGAcatacagagaatgatgcaaaaataaagaaattgacCTCGCTTTTCCCACTCTTTTTTGCAAGGGGAGTGTGTTTCATATGTGTACAGATATTCGTCAGTTTACAGTGGAGTTGGTATGTAATATTTAGATATTGTGAAACAGCATAGGAAATTAGAAGCATGTCCTTATTCATCACAAGGAGGTAATGCTCTATTAGTTCCACCAAAATCGACAAATAACCATACTTTGCCAATTTCTACTTTCCTATTAGCCAGGACTTTGGCATTA
It includes:
- the znf142 gene encoding zinc finger protein 142 isoform X3, with the translated sequence MDSNPRRAPEVLGGRKSPLLGVRTEEGAEWKWTETLPCWGTVRQEQLEMKEPLDEETRGQKDTDAGQPTCNVSERCLRSFKGSSECTDVAPQPQVSTEKTKRKRHPNLPDRSSATTDVDEAEIEVVVVEEEDREQDEEYNAKKAKTQTDSPTIQIKAESQLPSQDYSAEDAEHVYDKHICQTCQRCFKMRSHLQEHLLSHFPDQGLQCPTCERFFSSRSKLRVHQLREEGKKDHHCHLCEYSAVEHNAIRRHLITVHADEMEEDPARHRYPCITCGKSFGQSGSLKAHMKTHHVRAHKTAVKCFHDGCPFRSHLRRVHMRHFEEEHGTAGVGCRHHTCVAVFPSKKHMEDHFKTHLAYHCSQCDFSCSNKAAFLQHQRQGHNGSEKLCCEFCDYFTFNPVELKRHIWHLHSNEKTHRCSLCSYMTSHKTSLTRHMLTHNDEKPYKCQLCDFRCRDESYLSKHMITHSGERNFLCEECGYVTKWKHYLNIHMRKHAGDLRYECDQCSYRCHRMDQLNSHKLRHQSKSLMCEICAYACKRKCELRNHMLAKHSVEGNSASVHKCKYCEYTTCFKQALQNHENCKHTRLKQYYCALCPYFSFSSISLFLHKKKTHGYVPGDKAWLENYAAKDRERNSKTVLRDSVMSYEGSGMTTEVCIPMEQSNPDAPVAEIAGEAHSQAGPSLDADSLMIKEGTSEGISHSPQPGASPEYCTLVLTTLTPDCETIFLPNEDSTSDIMPSNTDSANEKEAIFLSTISSKEDEVTTVRDGENSLCGSDTAIPDTPPEKNRNINPTKIQAEALVLDGRIQLLAVPSQDVYRCDQCSYVTKKEKTLQRHRRALCHGRQQRLKCQACGTQFKQRRGFDDHLANKCPKTFIGKAAKQIEDNSIASQETCEKVAKVPSQPTGISAEVNHLDGRIDSASTASELESNQNRDGDKSSSRNLTNTGKFKCNFCSFSSVKLATVDRHIFSCQKREKNAQKVGGKQKVEKGYVSESRPGIALPLQEKTDVIQSPTCASKPTHLDQKSVAQDGRKAQNQNGSISPHTCRYCSFTTSRRYRLEEHESLHTGSGRHACDICDKTFGAATKLRQHKVRIHHGKPALPCGFCDYCGYTADDVRRHTRRCHTGDSHHNCTDCEACFSSKAALRNHHKRAHQLRPRFACEQCNYVCNSETILRKHQQSEHRETFKVKVDRRIHLTHECQLCSFTGKSKQLLSQHLLDEHEESSLDKPLQCGSCTFTCRHALVLEQHLRSHGGKRVYKCTDCKYSTGNKQKITWHVRIHTGEKPYRCEHCSYTCVDPSRLKLHMRVHQDEKKYLCPECGYKCKWATQLKYHMTKHTGEKPFTCDQCEYRTNRADALRAHQTTQHCDVRAFVCEKCGKAFKTNFILKTHQRQHGDQSSYACGVCHKAFRWPAGLRHHFLTHTEQLPFRCCHCSYRAKQRFQVVKHLQRHHPGTSVEQGVERDSDIGGLTLKTAMQGTLNDIV
- the znf142 gene encoding zinc finger protein 142 isoform X1; its protein translation is MDSNPRRAPEVLGGRKSPLLGVRTEEGAEWKWTETLPCWGTVRQMPPTRLKRVLPHHEKIQLLDLLREGKSYAEVARHYELNESTVRYIKKREMKIRMSHTEQLEMKEPLDEETRGQKDTDAGQPTCNVSERCLRSFKGSSECTDVAPQPQVSTEKTKRKRHPNLPDRSSATTDVDEAEIEVVVVEEEDREQDEEYNAKKAKTQTDSPTIQIKAESQLPSQDYSAEDAEHVYDKHICQTCQRCFKMRSHLQEHLLSHFPDQGLQCPTCERFFSSRSKLRVHQLREEGKKDHHCHLCEYSAVEHNAIRRHLITVHADEMEEDPARHRYPCITCGKSFGQSGSLKAHMKTHHVRAHKTAVKCFHDGCPFRSHLRRVHMRHFEEEHGTAGVGCRHHTCVAVFPSKKHMEDHFKTHLAYHCSQCDFSCSNKAAFLQHQRQGHNGSEKLCCEFCDYFTFNPVELKRHIWHLHSNEKTHRCSLCSYMTSHKTSLTRHMLTHNDEKPYKCQLCDFRCRDESYLSKHMITHSGERNFLCEECGYVTKWKHYLNIHMRKHAGDLRYECDQCSYRCHRMDQLNSHKLRHQSKSLMCEICAYACKRKCELRNHMLAKHSVEGNSASVHKCKYCEYTTCFKQALQNHENCKHTRLKQYYCALCPYFSFSSISLFLHKKKTHGYVPGDKAWLENYAAKDRERNSKTVLRDSVMSYEGSGMTTEVCIPMEQSNPDAPVAEIAGEAHSQAGPSLDADSLMIKEGTSEGISHSPQPGASPEYCTLVLTTLTPDCETIFLPNEDSTSDIMPSNTDSANEKEAIFLSTISSKEDEVTTVRDGENSLCGSDTAIPDTPPEKNRNINPTKIQAEALVLDGRIQLLAVPSQDVYRCDQCSYVTKKEKTLQRHRRALCHGRQQRLKCQACGTQFKQRRGFDDHLANKCPKTFIGKAAKQIEDNSIASQETCEKVAKVPSQPTGISAEVNHLDGRIDSASTASELESNQNRDGDKSSSRNLTNTGKFKCNFCSFSSVKLATVDRHIFSCQKREKNAQKVGGKQKVEKGYVSESRPGIALPLQEKTDVIQSPTCASKPTHLDQKSVAQDGRKAQNQNGSISPHTCRYCSFTTSRRYRLEEHESLHTGSGRHACDICDKTFGAATKLRQHKVRIHHGKPALPCGFCDYCGYTADDVRRHTRRCHTGDSHHNCTDCEACFSSKAALRNHHKRAHQLRPRFACEQCNYVCNSETILRKHQQSEHRETFKVKVDRRIHLTHECQLCSFTGKSKQLLSQHLLDEHEESSLDKPLQCGSCTFTCRHALVLEQHLRSHGGKRVYKCTDCKYSTGNKQKITWHVRIHTGEKPYRCEHCSYTCVDPSRLKLHMRVHQDEKKYLCPECGYKCKWATQLKYHMTKHTGEKPFTCDQCEYRTNRADALRAHQTTQHCDVRAFVCEKCGKAFKTNFILKTHQRQHGDQSSYACGVCHKAFRWPAGLRHHFLTHTEQLPFRCCHCSYRAKQRFQVVKHLQRHHPGTSVEQGVERDSDIGGLTLKTAMQGTLNDIV